TTTATCGTAACGAAAAAACTCTCTAAAAGTTAAAACTATACCTAAGTAAACACGTGTGGGTAGAATCTTAAACTCTGGTGTTCAAACAGCCACTATACTCTAGCGTTTAAACAGCGTtcctttcaaaatttgaaagtcaTAAAGACTCGTATTGTGTGGTGGTTTCCCATGCATTTCTTCAGAGACCACATAATCAGACTAACTGCTAGTGGAATGAACCAGTAATTTACGGCAATGaaacaaatcaatacaaatacagacaaTCAATTTTGCTGACAAGACGACTTCATTTCAACTTCCCACCTGCCCGGAGTGAATGCGAAGAAAAGCACCAGATGCAATGAAactatataaataataaaacaaaaagcaCAATACAACTATTAGAACTTCTTGGGCAACTTACTAAACTATGAACAAATACAGTAGTAGAAATAAATGTTGAAACTGCAACTCACATTTTTGTTACACATACGACTGTGAACACactttaattaaataatataacCTAAAAAAATCATGATATGTTTTATTCTATTAATTACTATACAGTATTAGTAACTAAATGttgttaataaattttttttccacTTTATAAgattaaattatttcaaaatatttttatagaattatCATCAAAAGGTAAAATGTACAccaaaaagtataaaaatggTGTGTCATCTGCAATTTTACATGATTTGTATAATTGACAAGATCCAGCATTTGAAGCTTGAAAAGCAAAAAGTGAATCTATTCTGAAATAGCAAAAGAGATTTTAAATTCCTGTTCTTCATACCAAATTTTGCGGGATAGAACCCAAAATAATATAGCAACTGATAAGACTAGACAAGGAATACCAAATAAAAGGAGAcagtacaaataaaatttaaaagtatAGCGAAGCCTGTGTCACGAACTTTCGTTTTGAAAATCAGGCATTTGAGTTATTGTGGTTACTGCGCTGTCGTATTGACCAGGCAAATCTACATCAGAATTATTCACACTTGCTTGTTGGTGTGTGTTTGAAGCAGATatatcattgtttttatttttttcaaaagacATTAGTTCAATTTCTGCTGCGTTTATTAATGGTTCCATTGTTGACATGGCACGAGATGGACTGGCAGAAGTCATACTAGATGTGCCAGGTTCTGAATCACTATGTTTTCGAATAATTTTGCAACCTAACAATGATTCAAGTTGCTCTGCATCAATATTGACATTTCCTCCAGTGCAGAAGCCCCTCGCGTGATCCATAAACAAATCCTTTAGAACGCTAAGCTCCTTGGTCAAAATTGAGATTTTAGATTCTAGTTGTTCATTTTCTTCCTGAAATGGTAATTCATGTGTATTTAAACAATGAATTCAGTTCCATAAAAAAGAAACCTAGGCTGATGCAAAGCCACAAAATGCTTGAGAGGTGATGTCACTACTTCACTAACAGTTTATCAATTAAAGTATAATGCATTATACAAGGTGACACAAATAACAGAttccaggtcatttggaacatttCTAGAAAGAACAACTGAGacttatatgtacaaaaatgcacaaacagaagttttaaagttgaatgaatttatttttgtaggagcatttaagaaatttatgggttctgaTTTTTTGGGTCGCCATGTGGCCTGTACAGAGGTACTAATAAAAATAACCAAAAGCACCTCAATAACTTTTTTCAAGACAAAAATAAGCTTGAGAACGTATTAATGTAAACAAATTTGATCTGAATAAAACAGTATTTGGTGGATTCTAAtggaaaaaatttattatattggaCTGTGTGTGACATCGCTTAGCTATTTATAAATTTCAGATAGTGATTAGTGTAAATAATGAATTTTACCACCAAGTGTccaaaatattaattataaagTATTCATAGCATCTTCAGCAAAAATCGTACCTTCAATTGCTCGACTTTTTGTAGAGTGTAAACAGATTTTTCACGAGTCTTCTCTCGACTCTTCTTAACAGCGACGTTATTCCTTTGTCTCCTGCGAATGTATTCTTCTGAATTCTTTTCCAAAGTCAAATCTTTTGTTCTTATTTTCCCAGGAGGTTTCACTTTTCCTGTGAATGCTCTTGAACTTGAGGGAACATTGGTAGTCGGAGGAGGAAGCATTTGTTGCGACAAAGGAACATGATTACTTGAACTTCCTTCTTGATGATTATGCAATTCAATTTTCGATGAAACTGTTGTTACATCTCCAGTTaataaattaatgttgaaagtaGAAGTTGGTTCCTCTTTACCTTCCATCTTCCAACACAACTACAAATATACCATAATACTGCTGTACTGTGATATGAAATTCATCAGATCATAATGTTATTTTCAATAACCTCTTCTAGATTAGcagaattttaccaaattccccattaaatttttatattatgatattttctAATGTATAAATAGAATACAGGAATATTTTAGTTCTGTAGTTggaaataggataggatttacatatttatcccggggagaggaaaaccgataacacggcttaatcatatggcgaaccacggcctctcgtccggttaacagtccaggtcgggtatgggattagttagccaggtattttgttttcggaagcatggacttgatggtggaggaagcccaaaccgaccagcggttacgtgaaccactctacggcggcgaagagtccagcaatcctctcgcacatgatcatccccgcatgggattcgaaattgcgatcccacgaagggtaatcagagatgcggtggcgtgCGTatccctaacgcttagcacgatgcgccacaccgccgagccatacCATCAATTTAATACTGTAATGATTTACTGTTTAATAGGCTACACGAAATACCATCaatttaatactgtaataagcAACATGGTTGACTATTCCAATGTTGAAATTTAAACGTGTGGTTAGTTTGAACAAGAAAATAGAACAGGAGCTCAGAGTGGATGCCTTTTCGGCTTTTGTAACCCACATGTTTCAGAATATTG
The genomic region above belongs to Styela clava chromosome 13, kaStyClav1.hap1.2, whole genome shotgun sequence and contains:
- the LOC120333447 gene encoding uncharacterized protein LOC120333447, which encodes MEGKEEPTSTFNINLLTGDVTTVSSKIELHNHQEGSSSNHVPLSQQMLPPPTTNVPSSSRAFTGKVKPPGKIRTKDLTLEKNSEEYIRRRQRNNVAVKKSREKTREKSVYTLQKVEQLKEENEQLESKISILTKELSVLKDLFMDHARGFCTGGNVNIDAEQLESLLGCKIIRKHSDSEPGTSSMTSASPSRAMSTMEPLINAAEIELMSFEKNKNNDISASNTHQQASVNNSDVDLPGQYDSAVTTITQMPDFQNESS